One bacterium genomic window carries:
- a CDS encoding ABC transporter permease subunit yields MAGFILGVGLPYLFFMSISQEQMLSLLLLLTVGSFLTIIFLAISFLLATILDDRGKGLAAMLGVWLFTALVYDGLVMLATMAFSDYPLETPLLIAVVTNPIDLARVTLLVQTDWAALMGYTGAVFNRFFGTGLGVSIAVVALCLWIVTPVLIGLRQFRHKDL; encoded by the coding sequence GTGGCGGGATTTATTCTTGGTGTCGGCCTACCGTACTTGTTTTTCATGTCGATTAGCCAGGAGCAAATGTTGTCACTGTTGCTATTGCTGACAGTCGGCTCGTTTCTGACTATTATCTTTTTGGCGATTTCATTCCTGCTGGCGACGATTCTTGATGACCGTGGGAAGGGGCTGGCGGCAATGTTAGGTGTCTGGCTCTTTACTGCCCTTGTTTACGACGGACTGGTGATGCTGGCAACAATGGCGTTCTCCGACTATCCGCTCGAGACGCCTCTGTTAATTGCAGTGGTGACAAACCCGATCGATCTGGCGAGAGTCACGCTTTTGGTACAGACCGATTGGGCGGCTTTGATGGGATACACCGGAGCCGTGTTCAATCGGTTCTTTGGAACAGGTCTGGGCGTTTCGATTGCGGTAGTGGCATTGTGCTTGTGGATTGTTACGCCGGTACTTATTGGGTTGCGGCAATTCAGGCATAAGGATCTATAG
- a CDS encoding site-specific integrase, protein MSYLKLDQNQNQEATATKLVEAPTLDHVKTLVSSIEQTDEVSKRDCALIAFLLLSGMRDLAVATLPLGCFDRQNLVIHQDPKKGVKTKRRKTIHSRLLPFDNELVQTVLDWYDFLVNVKGFKETDPLFPQTNLVQSSNGYSFEVQGLKPAFWKTASPIRGILLGDPDRPG, encoded by the coding sequence GTGTCCTACCTTAAACTCGATCAGAATCAAAATCAGGAGGCAACGGCCACCAAGCTCGTTGAAGCGCCAACTCTCGATCACGTGAAGACTCTCGTTTCTTCTATCGAACAAACTGATGAAGTTAGTAAGCGAGATTGTGCTCTAATTGCATTTCTTTTGCTCTCTGGAATGAGAGACTTGGCAGTCGCTACCTTGCCTTTGGGGTGCTTTGACCGGCAGAATCTGGTAATCCACCAGGATCCCAAGAAAGGCGTAAAGACGAAGCGGAGAAAGACCATACATTCCAGGCTCCTGCCGTTCGATAATGAGCTTGTCCAGACGGTACTCGATTGGTACGACTTTCTCGTAAATGTGAAAGGGTTCAAGGAGACTGATCCGCTTTTCCCCCAAACAAACCTTGTGCAATCAAGCAATGGGTATTCCTTTGAAGTACAAGGGTTAAAACCGGCCTTCTGGAAGACCGCATCTCCCATTCGAGGGATACTGTTAGGCGATCCAGACAGGCCGGGCTAA
- a CDS encoding ABC transporter ATP-binding protein: MIEVTNLHKRFGKFVALHDVSLSIERGSVTGIIGPNGSGKSTLIKCLLGLVNPTSGTITINGSVLDGACDYRQSIGYVPQIARFPQDLTGNEIIDIVKGLRKEPASLERELVERFDLRHELAKRTRALSGGTRQKLSMVLAGMYDPELLILDEPTAGLDPVSNIRLKQFIGDHRNQKRTVLITTHIMSDLEEMADEVVIIIDGRIRFAGPIRELKVQTGELRLEVAVARLLEREAA; encoded by the coding sequence ATGATAGAAGTCACTAATCTCCATAAGCGCTTCGGCAAGTTTGTCGCGCTGCACGATGTTTCGCTCTCCATTGAGCGCGGGAGTGTCACAGGTATCATCGGGCCTAACGGTTCCGGCAAGTCAACATTGATCAAGTGCCTGCTCGGGTTGGTGAATCCGACTTCCGGCACGATCACGATCAATGGATCCGTTCTGGATGGAGCATGCGACTATCGTCAATCCATCGGCTACGTACCGCAGATTGCCCGCTTCCCGCAGGATCTCACCGGTAACGAGATCATTGACATTGTCAAGGGATTGCGGAAGGAGCCCGCCAGTTTGGAACGTGAATTGGTCGAGCGGTTCGATTTGCGGCATGAGCTTGCCAAGCGAACACGCGCACTATCTGGCGGAACTCGCCAGAAGTTGAGTATGGTGCTTGCCGGGATGTACGATCCCGAGTTGCTCATCCTCGATGAACCGACAGCGGGACTTGATCCGGTTTCCAACATTCGTCTCAAGCAGTTCATTGGCGATCATCGCAATCAGAAGCGAACGGTTCTCATTACCACGCACATTATGAGTGACTTGGAAGAAATGGCAGACGAGGTCGTCATCATCATTGATGGCCGAATTCGTTTTGCCGGTCCGATTCGCGAACTCAAGGTTCAGACCGGTGAACTTCGGCTTGAAGTAGCGGTTGCACGTCTGCTCGAAAGGGAGGCGGCATGA
- a CDS encoding lmo0937 family membrane protein: MLWTVAVVLLVLWALGLVTGYTMSGFIHILIVIAIVAVLVRIISGRRIL; this comes from the coding sequence ATGTTGTGGACTGTAGCTGTAGTATTGTTGGTCCTGTGGGCTCTCGGCTTGGTGACCGGTTATACGATGAGCGGATTTATCCATATTCTTATCGTAATTGCCATTGTGGCCGTGTTGGTCCGGATAATTTCGGGTCGACGAATTCTATGA
- a CDS encoding lmo0937 family membrane protein has product MLWTIGVVLLILWVLGLVAGITLSGFIHLMPVIALAAIFLQLVSGRRINDY; this is encoded by the coding sequence ATGCTTTGGACAATCGGAGTCGTGTTGCTCATTCTCTGGGTCTTGGGACTAGTCGCTGGAATTACGTTGAGTGGATTTATTCACTTGATGCCCGTAATCGCACTCGCGGCGATCTTTCTCCAGCTAGTCTCTGGACGTCGAATCAATGATTATTAA
- the nosZ gene encoding Sec-dependent nitrous-oxide reductase: MGFVVSIIGIAALFSGCSPKKEVGGFGDAAEKVYVAPGSYDEFYAFMSGGFSGQVSVYGLPSGRLFRVIPVFSVDPEKGYGYSEETKPLLMTSHGFVPWDDAHHPQLSVTDGQSDGRWLFINGNNTPRIARMDLTTFETVETIEIPNSGGNHGSPFLTPNNEYVVASTRFSVPIPQQDVSISSFKENFKGTISFISVDSVSGRMKIAFQILVPGINYDLSRSGKGPSHGWSFFSSYNSEQANTQLEVNASKNDKDFVAAINWKLAEELIAQGKGQDWTASHYHNYMDDADVGQSEVLNSVKVLVAKDHPGLMYYLPTPKSPHGCDIDPSGEYIVAGGKLAALIPVHSFSKFKKAAEASDFEGEFDGIPIVKYESVIAGEVKDPGLGPLHTEFDGQGFGYTSMFLSSEIVKWKIGTWEVVDRIPTYYSIGHLMIPGGDTKQPYGKYVVALNKITKDRYLPTGPELTQSAQLIDITGDKMKLLLDFPTIGEPHYAQALPATMIKDRSVRWYPIAENKNPFAIKAENESRIERDGKTVHVYMSTIRTHFVPDNIEGIKVGDKVYFHVTNLEQDWDVPHGFSVMGATTSELLVMPGQTRTLLWEPKMAGVIPFYCTDFCSALHQEMQGWIRVSS, encoded by the coding sequence ATGGGATTTGTCGTATCGATAATTGGCATCGCGGCGTTGTTCTCCGGCTGTTCGCCCAAGAAAGAGGTTGGCGGATTCGGGGATGCGGCGGAAAAGGTCTATGTCGCGCCGGGAAGTTATGATGAATTTTACGCCTTCATGTCCGGTGGATTTTCCGGACAGGTTTCGGTATACGGTTTGCCATCGGGGCGGTTGTTCAGGGTAATTCCAGTGTTTAGCGTCGATCCGGAGAAGGGCTACGGATATTCGGAAGAGACGAAGCCGTTGCTGATGACTTCGCACGGTTTTGTGCCGTGGGATGATGCTCACCACCCGCAGCTGTCGGTGACCGACGGGCAGTCCGACGGCCGGTGGCTGTTCATCAACGGCAACAATACCCCACGTATCGCGCGCATGGATCTCACGACGTTCGAAACCGTGGAGACGATTGAAATTCCCAATTCGGGCGGCAATCACGGTTCACCATTTTTGACTCCGAACAACGAGTATGTGGTAGCCTCAACCCGGTTTAGCGTTCCGATTCCGCAGCAGGATGTGTCTATCTCCTCGTTCAAAGAGAACTTCAAGGGAACGATATCGTTTATTAGCGTCGATTCTGTGAGCGGACGGATGAAGATCGCATTTCAAATTCTCGTGCCGGGAATCAACTACGATCTGTCGCGTTCCGGCAAGGGGCCGTCGCACGGTTGGTCATTCTTCAGCTCATACAATTCCGAACAGGCCAATACGCAACTTGAAGTGAATGCATCAAAGAACGACAAGGACTTCGTTGCGGCAATCAATTGGAAGCTGGCCGAAGAGCTGATCGCACAGGGTAAGGGTCAAGATTGGACGGCTTCGCATTACCACAATTACATGGACGATGCCGATGTTGGCCAAAGTGAAGTTCTAAACTCGGTCAAGGTGCTGGTTGCAAAGGACCATCCGGGACTGATGTACTACCTGCCGACACCCAAGTCGCCGCATGGCTGCGACATCGATCCGTCCGGCGAGTACATTGTTGCCGGAGGGAAGCTTGCAGCTCTCATACCGGTGCACTCGTTCAGCAAATTCAAAAAGGCTGCTGAAGCCAGCGATTTCGAAGGTGAGTTTGACGGAATACCGATTGTCAAGTACGAGTCGGTAATTGCGGGAGAAGTCAAGGATCCGGGCTTAGGGCCGCTTCACACGGAATTTGACGGGCAGGGTTTCGGGTACACTTCCATGTTCTTGTCTTCCGAGATTGTGAAGTGGAAGATCGGAACGTGGGAAGTCGTTGATCGCATCCCGACTTATTATTCGATCGGGCACTTGATGATTCCGGGCGGCGACACCAAGCAGCCATATGGCAAGTATGTTGTCGCGCTGAATAAGATTACCAAGGATCGCTACCTGCCGACTGGACCCGAACTGACGCAATCCGCGCAGTTGATCGATATCACCGGCGACAAGATGAAGCTTCTACTCGACTTCCCGACCATCGGCGAGCCGCATTACGCGCAGGCGCTTCCGGCGACAATGATCAAAGACCGCTCGGTGCGGTGGTATCCAATCGCTGAGAACAAGAATCCATTTGCGATCAAGGCCGAGAACGAGTCGCGTATCGAACGCGACGGTAAGACGGTGCATGTGTACATGAGTACGATTCGCACGCACTTTGTCCCGGACAACATTGAGGGGATCAAGGTTGGCGACAAAGTCTATTTCCATGTGACCAATCTCGAACAGGATTGGGATGTTCCACACGGATTCAGTGTGATGGGTGCGACGACATCGGAACTACTTGTCATGCCGGGACAAACCCGCACACTACTGTGGGAACCGAAGATGGCCGGTGTCATACCGTTCTATTGCACCGACTTCTGTTCGGCGCTGCATCAGGAGATGCAAGGCTGGATCAGGGTTTCCAGTTAG
- a CDS encoding response regulator transcription factor, translating to MKRIKILLIEDNRFLREETAALLNDQADIIAVSAAGNRSAIAKAEALVPDVVLLDIGLKSQNSLKVVALIKKLLPRTEVIVMDLIPTQTEVGEFIKAGVSGFVPKDATVADFLRTIRTVVKGVKVLPPTEADSLFSRVVESAIQEGKTQQVIDSVKLTKRELEVVVLLAEAKSIAAIARKLKIAVFTVKGHQRNILDKLALHTRLESLDPAFGDRKAKAKVQATLIDSAFSSSHWVSSLFNPTSYRISISICRS from the coding sequence ATGAAACGAATAAAGATCCTTCTGATCGAAGACAATCGTTTCCTGCGCGAGGAGACGGCTGCGTTACTTAACGACCAGGCCGACATTATAGCTGTGTCTGCAGCCGGCAACCGAAGCGCCATTGCGAAAGCCGAGGCACTGGTACCGGACGTTGTGCTCCTCGACATCGGTCTCAAAAGTCAAAACAGTCTAAAAGTAGTGGCACTAATCAAGAAATTGCTGCCGCGAACGGAGGTCATTGTCATGGATTTGATTCCTACACAAACGGAAGTGGGCGAGTTTATCAAAGCCGGCGTGTCGGGATTTGTTCCCAAAGACGCAACGGTTGCTGATTTTCTCCGCACTATAAGAACTGTTGTTAAAGGCGTTAAGGTCCTGCCGCCAACAGAGGCGGATTCGCTTTTCTCTCGGGTTGTGGAAAGCGCGATTCAGGAAGGCAAAACGCAACAGGTGATAGATTCGGTCAAATTGACTAAACGCGAATTGGAAGTCGTCGTCCTGTTGGCGGAGGCAAAGAGCATCGCGGCGATTGCCCGCAAACTCAAAATTGCCGTCTTCACTGTAAAGGGACATCAACGAAACATTCTCGATAAACTTGCGCTTCACACTCGTCTGGAATCCCTCGATCCCGCCTTTGGTGACCGCAAAGCGAAAGCCAAAGTCCAAGCGACGCTAATCGATTCCGCTTTCTCCTCATCCCATTGGGTTAGCTCCCTTTTCAACCCCACGAGCTATAGAATCTCAATTAGTATTTGTCGTAGTTAG
- a CDS encoding site-specific DNA-methyltransferase: protein MAELRFKGKTFVQNHHLMVPYHELIPVKNKSLTDKVNLQDNLIVHGDNLKALKALLPMYAGKVKCIYIDPPYNTGNENWVYNDNVNSPMMQDWLGKVVDREDLTRHDKWLCMMTPRLKILRELLTDDGALFATIDNNEIQHLLMILNEIFGEDNFVDCLVWQKKVSPSNDAKWFSSDHDYIVVLRRTNNRGDRWTSTVSKANFHTMGIRTMTHGAMELIDIYLQ, encoded by the coding sequence ATGGCAGAGCTAAGATTCAAAGGCAAGACGTTCGTTCAGAATCACCATCTAATGGTGCCTTATCATGAGTTAATCCCGGTCAAGAACAAGAGCCTTACCGACAAGGTGAACCTCCAGGACAATCTTATAGTCCACGGCGACAATCTCAAGGCGCTCAAGGCGCTTTTGCCAATGTATGCAGGAAAGGTGAAGTGCATCTACATAGACCCGCCGTACAATACAGGCAACGAAAACTGGGTATACAACGACAACGTCAATTCGCCGATGATGCAAGATTGGCTCGGTAAGGTTGTAGATCGTGAGGATCTGACTCGCCATGACAAGTGGCTCTGCATGATGACGCCCAGGCTAAAGATCCTGCGTGAGCTACTGACTGATGATGGTGCCCTGTTCGCAACAATTGACAATAACGAAATTCAACACTTGCTCATGATCCTTAATGAAATATTCGGTGAGGATAATTTCGTTGATTGCTTGGTGTGGCAGAAGAAAGTCTCACCGTCTAATGATGCAAAGTGGTTTAGCAGCGACCACGATTACATCGTGGTTTTGCGAAGAACAAACAACCGTGGAGACCGTTGGACTTCAACGGTCTCAAAAGCAAACTTTCATACTATGGGAATCCGGACAATGACCCACGGGGCCATGGAACTCATCGACATATACCTGCAATAA
- a CDS encoding c-type cytochrome, giving the protein MNLGRTVSRMISLAGLLACGWLMGGCSSTPETDAERQARWQQGNLTSWEIQHGIGPVVEDIQLAAVDNALAERGKAIFVQKCATCHYLDMKKTGPPLRDVTKRRSAEYVMNQILNPEQMGKMHPDGRQLVAQYAQFMTIQGITRDNTLELLDFLRSEAGNPPAPMEQQPGFGTPPPPPTADAK; this is encoded by the coding sequence ATGAACCTTGGACGAACAGTTTCAAGAATGATCTCGCTGGCTGGCCTGCTTGCTTGCGGTTGGTTGATGGGCGGGTGCTCATCGACGCCAGAGACGGATGCCGAACGCCAAGCCAGATGGCAGCAAGGAAATCTCACGAGTTGGGAAATCCAGCACGGAATCGGTCCAGTCGTGGAGGACATCCAATTAGCAGCCGTGGACAACGCTTTGGCCGAACGCGGCAAGGCGATATTTGTCCAGAAATGTGCAACCTGTCACTATCTCGACATGAAAAAGACTGGTCCTCCGCTTCGCGACGTGACAAAACGGCGGTCTGCAGAGTACGTCATGAATCAAATCCTGAATCCCGAACAAATGGGCAAAATGCATCCGGACGGCAGGCAGCTGGTGGCACAGTACGCGCAGTTCATGACCATCCAAGGTATCACGCGCGACAACACACTTGAGCTGCTTGATTTCCTGCGCTCCGAAGCTGGTAACCCGCCTGCGCCGATGGAACAACAGCCGGGCTTCGGAACACCGCCGCCCCCGCCAACAGCGGATGCGAAGTGA
- a CDS encoding cbb3-type cytochrome c oxidase subunit I has protein sequence MIFAFHKLLECESRRIGFLYLVSCAVFLLVGTTCALAVQIDLSKLSFGFLDPEQFGKALTQHGMVMVFVFLLPLMAGTLGNFALPAALGVRNLAMPGLNLFGWFCHVIGGILILVSVELGSYTSGWTMLMPPTVSRLLFASLIVGLSLCACSLLIQSLCVVRSILSPGHRATALRRFPLFVWFFLFWAVINVLVAPVRLVTLALTLAARNDASSYLSLIDPAGIVRYQQLFWFYAGTAVLAALLPAIGTTFEILSAQTRYLLASRTKLVVAGVGLSFLIMLSWGQNLITAADQEKLAATGSLFAALTTVPLLLIVVSWLSIILAARKLLTVPLTFIWIQLVAMTVALLTTLALAIPALGVYLHNSYFTVAQLHLVLLGTVLTSFLAGLFHWLPTLTNREYSRSLGFLAAAGMLLGGAVTFVPQFILGTLGSPKGLHSYPEHFQTLHVLSSIGAIVLKRFFKVYADSIHHHAEESLLFDPLAEIAPKSLRRMMEQLVTQHVMGRFLVHRISEAIDGAATGLRGWRKIFVSSAQAYDTLLSCHICSEDHHVFPIADRLIEKRSLRIKAESTLTLKQRILLEKSLSRLVSRYGVADQSSGVFQNCDRNTMR, from the coding sequence GTGATTTTTGCATTTCACAAACTTCTTGAATGTGAAAGCCGCCGGATCGGTTTTCTCTACTTAGTTAGTTGCGCCGTTTTCTTATTGGTAGGTACCACCTGTGCCTTGGCTGTTCAGATTGACTTGTCGAAACTGAGTTTTGGTTTTCTTGACCCAGAGCAATTCGGCAAAGCGCTTACTCAGCATGGCATGGTCATGGTTTTCGTATTTCTTTTGCCACTAATGGCCGGTACGCTCGGGAACTTTGCACTCCCGGCAGCATTGGGAGTCAGGAATCTCGCCATGCCGGGGTTAAATCTCTTTGGTTGGTTCTGTCATGTCATCGGCGGGATCTTAATCCTCGTAAGCGTCGAACTTGGTTCGTACACCAGCGGATGGACTATGCTCATGCCTCCCACTGTTTCACGGCTTCTATTTGCTTCGCTAATTGTCGGACTCTCACTTTGTGCTTGCTCACTCTTGATTCAATCATTATGCGTAGTGAGATCCATCCTTTCGCCCGGACATCGTGCGACTGCCTTACGAAGGTTCCCGCTTTTTGTCTGGTTCTTCCTTTTCTGGGCCGTCATCAATGTCCTTGTGGCTCCAGTTCGCCTTGTGACCTTGGCATTGACTTTGGCCGCGCGTAACGATGCAAGCTCATACCTTTCATTGATTGATCCAGCAGGAATCGTGAGATACCAGCAATTATTCTGGTTTTATGCAGGTACAGCGGTTCTTGCAGCATTGCTCCCGGCAATTGGAACTACTTTCGAAATTCTATCAGCTCAAACTCGATACTTGCTTGCTTCACGCACGAAGCTGGTTGTTGCCGGAGTAGGGCTTAGTTTTCTGATAATGCTGTCGTGGGGGCAGAACTTGATCACGGCGGCCGATCAGGAAAAACTTGCTGCCACAGGAAGCCTTTTCGCCGCCCTGACAACCGTTCCACTCTTATTGATTGTTGTTTCATGGCTCAGCATAATCTTAGCCGCTCGCAAATTGTTGACAGTACCATTGACTTTTATCTGGATACAATTAGTAGCAATGACGGTCGCTTTACTGACCACGCTCGCGCTTGCAATCCCAGCACTTGGAGTGTACCTGCATAACTCCTACTTCACTGTTGCTCAACTTCATTTGGTCCTACTTGGAACAGTCTTAACGTCCTTCCTTGCCGGATTGTTTCACTGGCTACCGACTTTGACGAACCGCGAGTATTCGCGTTCGCTTGGATTTCTGGCAGCTGCAGGTATGTTGCTCGGAGGCGCCGTGACTTTTGTGCCTCAGTTTATTCTTGGGACGCTGGGCTCACCAAAAGGCTTGCATTCTTATCCCGAACATTTTCAGACACTTCATGTTCTGTCATCGATTGGCGCAATAGTCTTGAAGCGTTTCTTCAAAGTCTATGCTGACAGTATTCACCATCACGCCGAGGAAAGTCTGCTCTTCGATCCGCTTGCTGAGATAGCGCCAAAATCACTTCGACGAATGATGGAGCAGTTAGTCACACAGCACGTCATGGGTCGCTTTTTGGTACACCGAATCTCGGAAGCGATCGACGGAGCGGCCACCGGTCTTCGCGGGTGGCGCAAGATATTCGTATCGAGTGCCCAAGCATATGACACGTTGTTGTCTTGCCACATTTGTAGCGAAGATCATCACGTGTTCCCAATTGCTGACCGCTTGATTGAGAAGCGAAGTCTACGGATCAAGGCGGAGTCAACCCTGACTCTTAAGCAAAGGATACTCTTGGAGAAGTCTCTAAGCCGATTGGTATCGAGATACGGTGTCGCGGATCAGTCGTCAGGAGTCTTTCAAAATTGTGACCGGAATACCATGAGGTAA
- a CDS encoding Rrf2 family transcriptional regulator codes for MLFSKGCTYAIRAALLVAVKETREGRKFIPIRELADELDLSFHFLTKILQVLTEAEIMESFRRPNVGIGLAREANKECRYSPSAPWDFPTAERPSPAHCTNLGPSDGTN; via the coding sequence ATGCTGTTTTCTAAAGGTTGTACATACGCGATTCGCGCCGCTCTACTGGTGGCGGTGAAAGAGACGCGAGAGGGACGCAAGTTCATTCCTATTCGGGAACTCGCCGACGAACTTGATCTGTCGTTTCACTTTCTCACCAAGATACTACAGGTTCTCACCGAGGCGGAAATCATGGAATCTTTCCGTCGTCCAAACGTAGGTATCGGGCTTGCCCGGGAAGCCAACAAGGAATGTCGCTATTCTCCGAGTGCGCCTTGGGACTTCCCGACTGCGGAGAGGCCAAGCCCTGCCCATTGCACCAATCTTGGTCCAAGCGACGGGACGAATTGA
- a CDS encoding helix-turn-helix domain-containing protein yields the protein MTLRQVEELSGVSNAYLCLIESGKRKDPHPRILKSLAAAYGEDLEELMKIAGYLDATVQEQDRFDVEELFSKR from the coding sequence ATGACGCTCCGCCAGGTCGAGGAGCTGTCAGGCGTCTCTAATGCCTATCTTTGCTTGATCGAAAGCGGAAAACGGAAAGATCCACATCCACGGATACTGAAGAGCCTTGCGGCGGCTTACGGAGAAGATCTGGAAGAGCTGATGAAGATCGCTGGATATCTTGACGCTACCGTGCAGGAGCAAGACAGATTCGATGTCGAAGAATTATTCAGCAAGCGATGA
- the nosD gene encoding nitrous oxide reductase family maturation protein NosD, with amino-acid sequence MSIRQMTAMLVMTLIAAALIGCAGYAPEEIHYGTDQCDYCKMTIADKSFGSELITQKGKVLKYDSIECLAAADMVFANKSQDVHSRWVTDFGQPGQFLDANKAWIVLAERQKSPMGIGLVAVSTEESATKLIDDVGGRIVTWGEIKGNRDSGLETGEQQLTLWSKSCRTGQSIRHSEFSRHIAGVLVAVCLVIGSKSTVATVITVQPGGAIQSVSEALSLAMPGDTVRVESGTYLEANLRVVKPMTLIGNDWPVVNAAGRGPIFEVTAANVVISGFELRGVPVSFVKEHAAILLSETENCEVRDNRFVDNFFAVYLAHSKRCRVIRNSIVGSATALTSAGNGVHMWYCRDIAVQDNQIHGQRDGIYLEFVKHSTISGNDSSDNLRYGLHFMFSDSCRYEKNRFARNGAGVAVMYTSQVDMLGNSFEDSWGGASYGLLLKDIRDSRVRGNAITRNSVGIYLEGSDRIVISGNQFHANGWAIKIMANCVGSKVIANDFIDNSFQVATNSRQSFSEFDGNYWSTYHGYDLDRDGYGDMPYRPVSLYSLIVESEPATMVLIRSLLVDLLNLAERIMPTLTPEALADAKPRMKPVS; translated from the coding sequence ATGTCGATTAGGCAGATGACGGCAATGCTGGTAATGACTTTGATAGCGGCCGCTCTGATTGGGTGCGCAGGTTATGCTCCGGAAGAAATCCACTACGGTACCGACCAGTGTGATTACTGCAAGATGACGATTGCCGATAAGAGTTTCGGTTCCGAGTTGATTACTCAAAAGGGGAAAGTATTGAAATACGATTCCATCGAGTGTTTGGCCGCTGCCGACATGGTGTTTGCAAACAAATCGCAGGATGTGCACTCACGGTGGGTGACCGACTTTGGCCAACCTGGTCAATTTCTGGATGCGAACAAGGCCTGGATCGTTCTCGCGGAGCGCCAGAAGAGCCCGATGGGGATTGGGTTGGTTGCGGTCAGTACGGAAGAATCAGCAACGAAACTTATCGATGATGTTGGCGGCAGAATTGTAACATGGGGCGAGATCAAGGGAAATCGTGACAGTGGCTTGGAAACTGGAGAACAGCAATTGACTCTTTGGTCGAAGTCATGCCGGACAGGGCAGAGCATTCGTCACAGCGAATTCTCCCGCCACATTGCCGGAGTGCTGGTTGCAGTTTGCCTGGTCATAGGGTCGAAGTCGACTGTTGCGACTGTGATCACGGTGCAGCCGGGAGGAGCGATTCAATCCGTGTCCGAAGCACTCTCGCTGGCCATGCCGGGCGATACTGTGCGCGTCGAGTCGGGGACTTACCTTGAGGCAAACCTCCGCGTTGTCAAGCCAATGACATTGATAGGCAACGATTGGCCGGTTGTGAATGCCGCCGGGCGCGGACCAATATTCGAAGTGACCGCTGCCAATGTCGTTATCAGCGGATTTGAACTTCGCGGCGTTCCAGTTAGTTTCGTCAAAGAACACGCCGCGATTCTACTAAGTGAGACGGAAAACTGTGAAGTGCGCGACAATCGTTTTGTCGACAATTTCTTTGCGGTCTACCTGGCGCATTCCAAACGATGTCGAGTCATTCGAAATTCAATAGTCGGTTCAGCGACGGCACTGACTTCCGCAGGCAACGGTGTTCACATGTGGTACTGCAGAGACATTGCAGTTCAGGATAATCAGATTCATGGTCAGCGCGACGGCATCTATCTGGAGTTTGTTAAGCACAGTACGATCAGCGGGAATGACAGTTCGGACAATTTGCGTTACGGATTGCATTTCATGTTCTCTGACAGTTGCCGGTACGAAAAGAATCGTTTTGCCCGCAACGGCGCCGGAGTTGCCGTGATGTATACGAGTCAAGTTGACATGTTAGGAAATTCATTTGAGGATAGTTGGGGCGGCGCCTCGTATGGGTTGCTGCTCAAGGATATCAGAGACAGTCGCGTGCGGGGAAATGCCATCACGAGAAACTCCGTCGGTATATACCTTGAGGGTTCGGATCGCATCGTCATTTCAGGCAATCAATTTCATGCCAATGGGTGGGCGATCAAGATCATGGCAAATTGTGTCGGGAGCAAAGTCATAGCAAACGACTTTATTGATAATTCTTTCCAAGTTGCCACCAACAGCAGGCAGAGCTTCAGCGAGTTTGACGGCAATTATTGGAGCACCTATCATGGGTACGATCTTGATCGTGACGGTTATGGCGATATGCCGTATCGGCCTGTCAGTCTGTATTCTTTGATAGTGGAATCTGAACCGGCGACCATGGTGCTGATTCGCAGCCTTTTGGTCGATTTGCTCAATCTCGCGGAGCGCATCATGCCGACACTCACGCCGGAGGCCCTGGCGGACGCGAAACCAAGGATGAAGCCGGTCTCATGA